A region of Piscinibacter gummiphilus DNA encodes the following proteins:
- a CDS encoding RNA polymerase factor sigma-54 — protein MKPSLQVRLSQHLALTPQLQQSIRLLQLSTLELHQEVEQMLEQNPFLDVEEDSSTPFEPLAERTSAAERTAEREVDRATESPASDASDDTAGVDSAEFGTTERDDWENGTERDDFDGIRETPGSGSSSSNDNDDFEPQDRNPVGPSLQDHLRDQLLGMRLSAEDAAAVHVLIESLNDDGYLDDPLEDIAAQLADNEEDRETLLERLQVALKWLQNMEPLGVGASNLGECLAIQLRAQERCEAQTIAIIICKQHLELLAKRDMKKLVAATGADEELIKEAQSLIVALEPKPGRRFARAEANIIVPDVIVQKSGRNWKVVLNPDVMPKLRINDLYAQAIRQTRGAAGSGAGAALSSRLQEARWFMKNIQQRFDTIQRVSQAIVERQKSFFTHGEIAMKPLVLREIADELGLHESTISRVTTAKYMATMFGTFELKYFFGSSLNTEAGGNASSTAVRALIKQLVAAEDPNKPLSDSQLSRMLEEQGIQVARRTVAKYREALRIAPANLRKDM, from the coding sequence ATGAAACCGTCCCTGCAGGTCCGCCTGTCGCAGCACCTGGCGCTGACGCCGCAGCTGCAGCAGTCCATCCGCCTGCTGCAGCTCTCCACGCTCGAGCTGCACCAGGAAGTCGAGCAGATGCTCGAGCAGAACCCGTTCCTCGACGTCGAGGAGGATTCGAGCACGCCGTTCGAGCCGCTCGCCGAACGCACGTCCGCCGCCGAACGCACCGCCGAACGCGAGGTGGACCGCGCCACCGAGTCCCCGGCCTCCGATGCGTCCGACGACACCGCCGGTGTCGACAGCGCCGAGTTCGGCACCACCGAACGGGACGACTGGGAAAACGGCACCGAACGCGACGACTTCGACGGCATCCGCGAGACCCCGGGCTCCGGCAGCTCGTCGTCGAACGACAACGACGACTTCGAGCCGCAGGACCGCAACCCCGTCGGCCCGAGCCTGCAGGACCACCTGCGCGACCAGCTGCTCGGCATGCGCCTGAGCGCGGAGGACGCGGCGGCCGTGCACGTGCTGATCGAGTCCCTCAACGACGACGGCTACCTCGACGACCCGCTGGAGGACATCGCCGCCCAGCTGGCCGACAACGAGGAAGACCGCGAGACGCTGCTCGAGCGGCTGCAGGTCGCGCTGAAGTGGCTGCAGAACATGGAGCCGCTCGGCGTGGGCGCGAGCAACCTCGGCGAGTGCCTGGCCATCCAGCTGCGCGCGCAGGAGCGCTGCGAGGCGCAGACCATCGCCATCATCATCTGCAAGCAGCACCTCGAGCTGCTGGCCAAGCGCGACATGAAGAAGCTCGTCGCGGCCACCGGGGCCGACGAGGAGCTGATCAAGGAGGCGCAGTCGCTCATCGTCGCGCTCGAACCCAAGCCGGGCCGGCGCTTCGCGCGCGCCGAGGCGAACATCATCGTGCCCGACGTGATCGTGCAGAAGTCCGGCCGCAACTGGAAGGTCGTGCTGAACCCGGACGTGATGCCCAAGCTGCGCATCAACGACCTGTACGCCCAGGCCATCCGCCAGACGCGTGGTGCGGCCGGCAGCGGCGCGGGTGCCGCGCTCAGCTCGCGGCTGCAGGAAGCGCGCTGGTTCATGAAGAACATCCAGCAGCGCTTCGACACCATCCAGCGGGTGTCGCAGGCCATCGTCGAACGCCAGAAGAGCTTCTTCACGCACGGCGAGATCGCGATGAAGCCGCTCGTGCTGCGCGAGATCGCCGACGAGCTGGGCCTGCACGAGTCCACCATCTCGCGCGTGACCACCGCGAAGTACATGGCCACGATGTTCGGTACCTTCGAGCTGAAGTACTTCTTCGGCTCGTCGCTGAACACCGAGGCCGGCGGCAACGCGTCCAGCACCGCGGTGCGCGCGCTGATCAAGCAGCTGGTGGCCGCGGAAGACCCCAACAAGCCGCTGTCGGACAGCCAGCTGAGCCGCATGCTCGAGGAGCAGGGCATCCAGGTGGCGCGCCGCACGGTCGCGAAGTACCGCGAGGCGCTGCGCATCGCGCCGGCCAACCTGCGCAAGGACATGTAG
- the lptB gene encoding LPS export ABC transporter ATP-binding protein codes for MTATSQSLVANGLQKTYGARKVVKDVRLSVHGGEVVGLLGPNGAGKTTSFYMIVGLVRADAGEITLAGQRVERLPIHQRSRLGLSYLPQEASIFRKLTVEENIRAVLELQTSPDGKPLPNKRIDELLDGLLNDLSIEKLRDSPAPALSGGERRRVEIARALATQPRFILLDEPFAGVDPIAVIEIQRIISFLKARGIGVLITDHNVRETLGICDRAYIISEGRVLAEGTPGEIVENADVRKVYLGEHFRM; via the coding sequence ATGACCGCCACCTCCCAGAGCCTGGTGGCCAACGGCCTCCAGAAGACCTACGGCGCGCGCAAGGTCGTGAAGGACGTGCGCCTGTCGGTGCACGGCGGAGAGGTCGTGGGCCTGCTGGGCCCGAACGGCGCCGGCAAGACCACCAGCTTCTACATGATCGTGGGCCTCGTGCGGGCCGATGCCGGCGAGATCACGCTGGCCGGCCAGCGTGTCGAGCGCCTGCCCATCCACCAGCGCTCGCGCCTCGGCCTCAGCTACCTGCCGCAGGAAGCATCGATCTTCCGCAAGCTCACCGTCGAGGAGAACATCCGCGCGGTGCTCGAGCTGCAGACCAGCCCCGACGGCAAGCCGCTGCCGAACAAGCGCATCGACGAACTGCTCGACGGCCTGCTGAACGACCTCAGCATCGAGAAGCTGCGCGACAGCCCCGCCCCGGCGCTGTCGGGCGGCGAACGCCGCCGGGTCGAGATCGCGCGCGCACTCGCCACGCAGCCCCGCTTCATCCTGCTCGACGAACCGTTCGCCGGCGTGGACCCCATCGCCGTGATCGAGATCCAGCGCATCATCAGTTTCCTCAAGGCCCGCGGCATCGGTGTGCTGATCACCGACCACAACGTGCGCGAGACGCTGGGCATCTGCGACCGCGCCTACATCATCAGCGAGGGCCGGGTGCTGGCCGAAGGCACGCCCGGCGAGATCGTCGAGAACGCCGATGTCCGGAAGGTCTACCTCGGCGAACACTTCCGCATGTGA
- the lptA gene encoding lipopolysaccharide transport periplasmic protein LptA, which yields MFAEKADRLKKMEITADQPGKVDIQKKIVTFNGNVVVTQGTMSIKADSIEVREDADGYQSGVAIGGPEGLSRFRQKRDGVNEWVEGQARRIEFSGRGNTLKLINDASARRLNGTEVADQASGALIVYDNAFETFTVSGGEKAVTPENPKGRVTVVIAPRKGTKAAAEADAAEAASQSASGSSR from the coding sequence GTGTTCGCCGAAAAGGCCGATCGCCTGAAGAAGATGGAGATCACGGCCGACCAGCCGGGCAAGGTGGACATCCAGAAGAAGATCGTCACCTTCAATGGCAACGTCGTGGTCACCCAGGGCACGATGTCCATCAAGGCCGACAGCATCGAGGTCCGCGAGGACGCCGACGGCTACCAGTCCGGCGTCGCCATCGGCGGGCCGGAAGGCCTTTCCCGCTTCCGCCAGAAGCGCGACGGGGTCAACGAATGGGTCGAGGGCCAGGCCCGTCGCATCGAGTTCAGCGGCCGCGGCAACACGCTCAAGCTGATCAACGATGCCAGCGCCCGCCGGCTCAACGGCACCGAGGTGGCCGACCAGGCCTCCGGCGCCCTGATCGTCTACGACAACGCCTTCGAGACCTTCACGGTCTCGGGCGGCGAGAAGGCCGTCACCCCCGAGAACCCGAAGGGCCGCGTCACCGTGGTGATCGCCCCGCGCAAGGGCACGAAGGCGGCCGCCGAGGCCGACGCCGCGGAAGCGGCGTCCCAGTCCGCCTCGGGGAGCTCGCGATGA
- a CDS encoding thiol:disulfide interchange protein DsbA/DsbL, with translation MKRRDFSARLAGLGLGSTVLATPLLAQAQAQIKDSDYVKLSQPLSVEKGKIEVLEFFWYGCPHCFAFEPSLDAWQKKLPADVAFRRVPVAFRESFSIHQRLFYAIEAMGKVEELHRKVFQAIHVERQKLDKEEDILAFVQKNGVDPVKFKEVFTSFTVATKAKQATRLVDAYKIDGVPALGIHGRFFTSGQLAGSPDRALVVAEALVDRVRKGG, from the coding sequence ATGAAACGTCGCGATTTTTCCGCCCGCCTCGCCGGCCTCGGCCTGGGCTCCACCGTGCTCGCCACGCCGCTGCTGGCTCAGGCGCAGGCCCAGATCAAGGACTCGGACTACGTCAAGCTGAGCCAGCCCCTGTCCGTCGAGAAGGGCAAGATCGAGGTGCTGGAGTTCTTCTGGTACGGTTGCCCCCACTGCTTCGCCTTCGAGCCGTCGCTGGACGCCTGGCAGAAGAAGCTGCCCGCCGACGTGGCCTTCCGCCGCGTGCCGGTGGCCTTCCGCGAGAGCTTCTCCATCCACCAGCGCCTGTTCTACGCCATCGAGGCGATGGGCAAGGTCGAGGAACTTCACCGCAAGGTGTTCCAGGCCATCCACGTCGAACGCCAGAAGCTCGACAAGGAAGAGGATATCCTCGCGTTCGTGCAGAAGAACGGCGTGGACCCGGTGAAGTTCAAGGAGGTGTTCACCTCCTTCACCGTCGCCACGAAGGCCAAGCAGGCCACCCGCCTGGTCGATGCCTACAAGATCGACGGCGTGCCGGCCCTGGGCATCCACGGCCGCTTCTTCACCTCGGGCCAGCTGGCGGGTTCCCCCGACCGGGCCCTGGTGGTGGCCGAGGCGCTGGTCGACCGCGTCCGCAAGGGGGGTTGA
- a CDS encoding SPOR domain-containing protein, producing the protein MKNQRGGFFLGLIVGLLVGLSLALGVALYIAKVPVPFVNKVPQRSAEQDAAEAEKNKNWDPNSGLSTRAPARPSASSSGVVPPLPSIVPSAPVAVPPASAPQSTRDPAAILDGKPATPAAAASSTKSPSDPLITYFVQAGAFGKAEDAEAQRGKLAMLGMTARVTEREQSGRTVFRVRLGPFEKKEDAVSAKERLDGAGVESALIQVQR; encoded by the coding sequence ATGAAGAACCAACGTGGTGGCTTTTTCCTGGGCCTGATCGTCGGCCTGCTGGTCGGCCTGTCGCTCGCCCTCGGCGTCGCGCTCTACATCGCCAAGGTGCCGGTGCCGTTCGTCAACAAGGTGCCGCAGCGCAGCGCCGAGCAGGACGCGGCCGAGGCCGAGAAGAACAAGAACTGGGACCCGAACAGCGGCCTGTCCACGCGCGCCCCGGCGCGGCCGTCGGCCTCGTCGAGCGGCGTCGTGCCGCCGCTGCCCTCGATCGTGCCGTCCGCGCCGGTGGCCGTGCCCCCGGCGAGCGCCCCGCAGTCCACGCGCGACCCGGCCGCCATCCTGGACGGCAAGCCGGCGACGCCGGCCGCAGCGGCCTCGTCCACCAAATCGCCCTCCGATCCGTTGATCACGTACTTCGTCCAGGCCGGCGCGTTCGGCAAGGCGGAGGATGCCGAAGCGCAACGGGGCAAACTCGCGATGCTCGGCATGACGGCCCGCGTCACCGAACGCGAACAGTCCGGCCGCACGGTGTTCCGCGTGCGCCTCGGCCCGTTCGAGAAGAAGGAAGACGCGGTGTCGGCGAAGGAACGCCTTGACGGCGCCGGGGTGGAATCGGCGCTGATCCAGGTCCAGCGGTAA
- the argS gene encoding arginine--tRNA ligase, whose product MIQAKQELLHALAAATAEVSPGSTVRAAFELPKQVAHGDFAITSAMQLAKPLKKNPREVAQALVDALHRQPAIGRWVDTLEIAGPGFINLRLKAAAKQAVVAEVLAAADTFGRQPATDQRAIVEFVSANPTGPLHVGHARQGALGDAICNLFESQGWTVNREFYYNDAGVQIATLAASTQARLKGLKPGDAGWPESAYNGDYIADIAADFLAKKTVKADDREFTASGDIDDLDGIRQFAVAYLRHEQDLDLQAFSVRFDNYFLESSLYTSGAVEATVAGLVAAGKTFEQDGALWLRTTDYGDDKDRVMRKSDGTYTYFVPDVAYHLNKFSRGYTKAINLQGTDHHGTIARVRAGLQGSNQGVPQGYPDYVLNTMVRVVRDGAEVKISKRAGSYITLRDLIDWTSKDAVRFFLISRKADTEFTFDIDLALKTNDENPVFYVQYAHARLSKVLRDWVADHGGDLAALKDADLSRLSAPSEATLLLKLAEYPDMLASAAESLAPHDVAFYLREVASTFHSYYAAERFFADDPELTRSRMALLAATRQVLRNALAMIGVSAPDSM is encoded by the coding sequence ATGATCCAAGCCAAACAGGAATTGCTGCACGCGCTGGCCGCCGCCACCGCGGAAGTCAGCCCCGGCAGCACGGTGCGCGCCGCCTTCGAGCTGCCGAAGCAGGTCGCCCACGGCGACTTCGCCATCACGTCGGCCATGCAGCTGGCCAAGCCGCTGAAGAAGAACCCGCGCGAGGTGGCCCAGGCCCTGGTCGACGCGCTGCACCGCCAGCCGGCCATCGGCCGCTGGGTCGACACCCTCGAGATCGCCGGCCCCGGCTTCATCAACCTGCGCCTGAAGGCCGCCGCCAAGCAGGCCGTCGTCGCCGAGGTGCTGGCCGCCGCCGACACCTTCGGTCGCCAGCCCGCCACCGACCAGCGCGCCATCGTCGAGTTCGTCTCGGCCAACCCCACGGGGCCGCTGCACGTGGGCCACGCCCGCCAGGGCGCCCTGGGCGACGCCATCTGCAACCTGTTCGAGAGCCAGGGCTGGACGGTCAACCGCGAGTTCTACTACAACGACGCCGGCGTGCAGATCGCCACGCTCGCCGCGTCCACGCAGGCGCGCCTGAAGGGCCTCAAGCCTGGCGACGCCGGCTGGCCCGAGTCGGCCTACAACGGCGACTACATCGCCGACATCGCCGCCGACTTCCTCGCGAAGAAGACCGTCAAGGCCGACGACCGCGAGTTCACGGCGTCGGGCGACATCGACGACCTCGACGGCATCCGCCAGTTCGCCGTCGCGTACCTGCGCCACGAGCAGGACCTGGACCTGCAGGCCTTCTCCGTCCGCTTCGACAACTACTTCCTCGAATCGAGCCTCTACACGAGCGGCGCGGTGGAAGCCACCGTCGCCGGCCTCGTGGCCGCCGGCAAGACCTTCGAGCAGGACGGGGCCCTCTGGCTGCGCACCACCGACTACGGCGACGACAAGGACCGCGTGATGCGCAAGTCCGACGGCACGTACACGTACTTCGTGCCCGACGTCGCGTACCACCTGAACAAGTTCTCGCGCGGCTACACGAAGGCCATCAACCTGCAGGGCACCGACCACCACGGCACCATCGCCCGCGTGCGCGCCGGCCTGCAGGGCTCGAACCAGGGCGTGCCGCAGGGCTACCCCGACTACGTGCTCAACACCATGGTGCGCGTGGTGCGCGACGGCGCCGAGGTCAAGATCAGCAAACGCGCCGGCAGCTACATCACGCTGCGCGACCTGATCGACTGGACCAGCAAGGACGCCGTCCGCTTCTTCCTGATCAGCCGCAAGGCCGACACGGAATTCACGTTCGACATCGACCTGGCCCTCAAGACGAACGACGAGAACCCGGTGTTCTACGTGCAGTACGCCCACGCGCGCCTGAGCAAGGTGCTGCGCGACTGGGTGGCCGACCACGGCGGCGACCTCGCCGCGCTGAAGGACGCCGACCTCTCGCGCCTGTCGGCCCCGAGCGAGGCCACCCTGCTGCTGAAGCTGGCCGAGTACCCGGACATGCTGGCGAGCGCGGCTGAATCGCTCGCGCCGCACGACGTGGCGTTCTACCTGCGCGAGGTGGCCAGCACGTTCCACAGCTACTATGCCGCCGAACGCTTTTTTGCCGACGACCCGGAACTGACCCGCTCGCGCATGGCCCTGCTGGCCGCCACCCGGCAGGTGCTGCGCAACGCGCTCGCGATGATCGGCGTGAGCGCCCCCGACTCGATGTGA
- a CDS encoding serine/threonine-protein kinase has protein sequence MSIPNSADFSPTTSQLPLPAQIGKYPVIGRLGDGATSEVFLARDEFHQRDVAIKRVRAGSVNDPSDGRFFERFFAAEAALVGRLNHPNVVQIYDAVADPVEPYLVMEYVPGSTLRRYCRADQLLPLELIVEIGFKCAMALGYVYRQGLIHRDVKPANLLAVISNGNITDVKVSDFGSVLNMSAETTQVYRVGSLAYMSPEQLDGNTLDCRADIYSLGAVLYHLIAGRPLFDASSQSAMMNQIYTAEPVFLSQLRSGVGPGVDSVILSAVAKRPEDRYASWDAFAQALSGLITTQQVPRGQLQGVLDSERFNLLRTLDFFSNFGDVELWEVVHRARWQRFAFGHALYRKGEEGGSFHIIAQGEVEVFRDGQRVAQLGAGTSVGEMAYLAPSDDLRTHSTDVIVTESTTTISFTPDTLAQVSPNCRHLFDEAFIRVLVRRLHAAHEALAHPRRIL, from the coding sequence ATGTCCATACCGAACTCCGCCGATTTCAGCCCCACCACGAGCCAGCTGCCGCTGCCCGCGCAGATCGGCAAGTACCCGGTCATCGGGCGGCTGGGCGACGGCGCCACCAGCGAGGTGTTCCTCGCCCGCGACGAGTTCCACCAGCGCGACGTCGCCATCAAGCGGGTGCGGGCCGGCTCCGTCAACGACCCGAGCGACGGCCGCTTCTTCGAGCGCTTCTTCGCCGCCGAGGCCGCCCTCGTGGGCCGCCTCAACCACCCGAACGTGGTGCAGATCTACGACGCGGTCGCCGACCCCGTCGAACCCTACCTCGTCATGGAGTACGTGCCCGGCAGCACGCTGCGCCGCTACTGCCGCGCCGACCAGCTGCTGCCGCTCGAGCTCATCGTCGAGATCGGCTTCAAGTGCGCCATGGCCCTCGGCTACGTGTACCGCCAGGGCCTCATCCACCGCGACGTGAAGCCCGCGAATCTGCTGGCCGTCATCAGCAACGGCAACATCACCGACGTGAAGGTGAGCGACTTCGGCAGCGTGCTCAACATGTCGGCCGAGACCACGCAGGTGTACCGCGTGGGCTCGCTCGCCTACATGTCGCCCGAGCAGCTCGACGGCAACACCCTCGACTGCCGGGCCGACATCTACTCCCTCGGCGCGGTGCTGTACCACCTGATCGCCGGGCGGCCGCTGTTCGACGCGAGCTCGCAGTCGGCCATGATGAACCAGATCTACACCGCCGAGCCGGTCTTCCTGAGCCAGCTGCGCTCGGGCGTGGGCCCGGGGGTCGACAGCGTGATCCTGAGCGCGGTGGCCAAGCGCCCGGAAGACCGCTACGCGAGCTGGGACGCCTTCGCCCAGGCCCTGTCCGGTCTCATCACCACCCAGCAGGTGCCGCGCGGGCAGCTGCAGGGCGTGCTCGACTCGGAACGTTTCAACCTGTTGCGAACGCTCGACTTCTTCTCGAACTTCGGCGACGTCGAGCTGTGGGAAGTGGTGCACCGCGCCCGCTGGCAGCGCTTCGCGTTCGGCCATGCGCTGTACCGCAAGGGTGAGGAGGGCGGCAGCTTCCACATCATCGCGCAGGGCGAGGTCGAGGTGTTCCGCGACGGGCAGCGGGTGGCCCAGCTGGGCGCCGGCACGTCGGTGGGCGAGATGGCCTACCTCGCGCCGAGCGACGACCTGCGCACGCACAGCACCGACGTCATCGTCACCGAGTCCACCACCACCATCAGCTTCACGCCCGACACCCTCGCCCAGGTCAGCCCCAACTGCCGGCACCTGTTCGACGAGGCGTTCATCCGCGTGCTGGTGCGACGGCTGCATGCCGCGCACGAGGCGCTGGCGCATCCGCGGCGCATCCTCTGA
- a CDS encoding LysR family transcriptional regulator produces the protein MDKFKQLESFVSVAARGSLTAAAQAEGVAPAVMGRRIDALEERLGVKLFVRTTRRISLTHEGSAFLESCQRLLADLASAESGVSAGGVRASGHLRVTAPAGFGRRHVAPLVPRYLAAHPEVKVSLNLSDRVVDIVHEGVDCAVRVGDLPDSSLVSVRLADNRRLCVASPAYLERMGAPAHPDELARHECLTLSSDASQTRGWAFSIDGAVTHLRLNGRLDCSDGQVLHDWCLAGLGLAWRSTWEVQNDLRHGRLVSVLDDFAAPPNGVYAVFPHAKHMPLRVRLWIDFLKQTYSDEHYWRPPES, from the coding sequence ATGGACAAGTTCAAGCAGTTGGAATCGTTCGTTTCGGTGGCCGCCCGGGGCAGCCTGACCGCCGCGGCGCAGGCCGAGGGGGTGGCGCCGGCGGTCATGGGGCGCCGCATCGACGCGCTCGAGGAACGCCTCGGCGTGAAACTGTTCGTGCGCACCACCCGGCGCATCAGCCTGACCCACGAGGGCAGCGCCTTCCTCGAAAGCTGCCAGCGGCTGCTGGCCGACCTGGCCAGCGCGGAGTCGGGCGTCAGCGCCGGCGGCGTGCGGGCCAGCGGCCACCTGCGGGTCACGGCCCCGGCCGGCTTCGGGCGGCGGCACGTGGCACCGCTCGTGCCCCGCTACCTGGCGGCGCACCCGGAGGTGAAGGTGTCGCTGAACCTGAGCGACCGGGTGGTCGACATCGTCCACGAGGGCGTGGACTGCGCCGTGCGCGTGGGCGACCTGCCCGACAGCAGCCTCGTGAGCGTGCGGCTCGCCGACAACCGCCGGCTGTGCGTGGCGTCACCGGCGTACCTGGAGCGCATGGGGGCGCCGGCCCACCCGGACGAACTGGCCCGGCACGAATGCCTGACGCTCTCCAGCGACGCCAGCCAGACCCGCGGCTGGGCCTTCTCGATCGACGGCGCGGTGACCCACCTGCGCCTGAACGGCCGCCTCGACTGCAGCGACGGCCAGGTGCTGCACGACTGGTGCCTCGCGGGGCTCGGGCTCGCGTGGCGGTCGACGTGGGAAGTGCAGAACGACCTGCGGCACGGGCGCCTGGTCAGCGTGCTGGACGACTTCGCGGCGCCGCCGAACGGCGTCTATGCGGTGTTCCCGCATGCGAAGCACATGCCGCTGCGAGTGCGGCTGTGGATCGACTTTCTCAAGCAGACCTACAGCGACGAGCACTACTGGCGGCCGCCGGAGTCCTGA
- the aceB gene encoding malate synthase A, translated as MSLSLPQGMQINAPILPGFESILTLPALELVAKLHRQFEPTRQALLAKRVERVKELDGGAKLDFLAETAHIRNGDWKVAPIPQALHCRRVEITGPVDAKMVINAFNSGADSYMTDFEDSNSPLWTNQIQGQINLGQAIRRTLTLEQNGKTYKLNDKIATLQVRPRGWHLDEKHVTIDGQRVSGGIFDFALFLFHNAKEQIARGAGPFFYLPKMESHLEARLWNDIFVAAQKEIGLPQGTVKATVLIETINAAFEMDEILYELREHSAGLNAGRWDYIFSCIKKFKVDRDFCLADRAKVTMTSPFMRAYALLLLQTCHKRGAPAMGGMSALIPIKNDPEKNAVAMAGIIADKKRDATDGYDGGWVAHPGLVEPAMKEFVAVLGDRPNQFDKQRPDVSVTAADLTNFQPETPITEFGLRMNINVGIHYLGAWLAGNGCVPIHNLMEDAATAEISRSQVWQWIRSPKGVLEDGRKVTADLVRSLVPEELAKIKAGGFEGKFDRAAEIFTTMSTQDAFEEFLTLPLYEEI; from the coding sequence ATGAGCCTCTCCCTGCCCCAAGGCATGCAGATCAACGCCCCGATCCTGCCCGGCTTCGAATCCATCCTGACGCTGCCGGCCCTGGAGCTGGTCGCGAAGCTGCACCGCCAGTTCGAGCCCACGCGCCAGGCGCTGCTCGCGAAGCGGGTCGAGCGGGTCAAGGAGCTGGACGGCGGCGCGAAGCTCGACTTCCTGGCCGAGACCGCCCACATCCGCAACGGCGACTGGAAGGTGGCCCCGATCCCGCAGGCGCTGCACTGCCGCCGCGTGGAGATCACCGGCCCCGTCGACGCGAAGATGGTCATCAACGCGTTCAACTCGGGCGCGGACAGCTACATGACCGACTTCGAGGACAGCAACTCCCCGCTGTGGACGAACCAGATCCAGGGCCAGATCAACCTGGGCCAGGCCATCCGCCGCACGCTGACCCTCGAGCAGAACGGCAAGACCTACAAGCTCAACGACAAGATCGCCACGCTGCAGGTGCGCCCGCGCGGCTGGCACCTCGACGAGAAGCACGTGACCATCGACGGCCAGCGCGTGAGCGGCGGCATCTTCGACTTCGCGCTGTTCCTCTTCCACAACGCCAAGGAGCAGATCGCCCGCGGCGCCGGCCCGTTCTTCTACCTGCCGAAGATGGAAAGCCACCTCGAGGCACGCCTGTGGAACGACATCTTCGTCGCAGCCCAGAAGGAGATCGGCCTGCCCCAGGGCACCGTCAAGGCCACCGTGCTGATCGAGACGATCAACGCGGCCTTCGAGATGGACGAGATCCTGTACGAGCTGCGCGAGCACAGCGCCGGCCTGAACGCCGGCCGCTGGGACTACATCTTCAGCTGCATCAAGAAGTTCAAGGTCGACCGCGACTTCTGCCTCGCCGACCGCGCCAAGGTCACGATGACCTCGCCGTTCATGCGCGCCTACGCGCTGCTGCTGCTGCAGACCTGCCACAAGCGCGGCGCCCCCGCGATGGGCGGCATGAGCGCACTGATCCCGATCAAGAACGACCCCGAGAAGAACGCCGTCGCCATGGCGGGCATCATCGCGGACAAGAAGCGTGACGCCACCGACGGCTACGACGGCGGCTGGGTGGCCCACCCGGGCCTGGTCGAGCCGGCGATGAAGGAATTCGTGGCCGTGCTGGGCGACCGCCCGAACCAGTTCGACAAGCAGCGTCCGGACGTGTCGGTCACCGCCGCCGACCTGACGAACTTCCAGCCGGAAACGCCCATCACCGAGTTCGGCCTGCGCATGAACATCAACGTGGGCATTCACTACCTCGGCGCCTGGCTGGCCGGCAACGGCTGCGTGCCGATCCACAACCTGATGGAAGACGCGGCCACGGCCGAGATCAGCCGCTCGCAGGTGTGGCAGTGGATCCGCTCGCCGAAGGGTGTGCTGGAAGACGGCCGCAAGGTCACGGCCGACCTCGTGCGTTCGCTGGTGCCGGAAGAACTCGCCAAGATCAAGGCCGGTGGCTTCGAGGGCAAGTTCGACCGTGCCGCCGAGATCTTCACCACGATGAGCACGCAGGACGCGTTCGAGGAATTCCTGACGCTGCCGCTCTACGAAGAGATCTGA
- a CDS encoding class II glutamine amidotransferase: MCQLLGMNANTATDLVFSFTGFARRAEEHKDGFGIAFFEGAGVRLFVDAQSASTSPVAQMVRSYPIRSSHIVAHIRKATQGAVLLENTHPFVRELWGRYWVFAHNGNLVDFHPRLHAAFRPVGSTDSERAFCWLMQELAKAHASVPSVAELTTTLAELAPIAARHGTFNFMLSNGQALWAHCSTHLHYVERQHPFGRAKLQDEDMSIDFATVTTPDDRVAIVVTEPLTQDEPWTAMKPGELKVFVDGKAVR; encoded by the coding sequence ATGTGCCAGCTGCTCGGCATGAACGCCAACACGGCCACCGACCTGGTGTTCAGCTTCACCGGGTTCGCGCGGCGGGCCGAGGAACACAAGGACGGCTTCGGCATCGCCTTCTTCGAGGGGGCCGGCGTGCGCCTGTTCGTCGACGCGCAGAGCGCGAGCACATCACCGGTGGCGCAGATGGTGCGCAGCTACCCCATCCGCAGCAGCCACATCGTGGCGCACATCCGCAAGGCCACGCAGGGCGCCGTGCTGCTCGAGAACACGCACCCGTTCGTGCGCGAGCTGTGGGGCCGCTACTGGGTGTTCGCCCACAACGGCAACCTCGTCGACTTCCACCCGCGCCTGCACGCGGCCTTCCGCCCGGTGGGCTCCACCGACAGCGAGCGCGCGTTCTGCTGGCTGATGCAGGAACTCGCGAAGGCGCACGCGAGCGTGCCGTCGGTGGCCGAACTCACCACCACGCTCGCCGAACTCGCGCCCATCGCCGCAAGACACGGCACCTTCAACTTCATGCTGAGCAACGGGCAGGCGCTCTGGGCGCACTGCTCCACCCACCTGCACTACGTCGAGCGCCAGCACCCGTTCGGCCGCGCGAAGCTGCAGGACGAGGACATGAGCATCGACTTCGCCACGGTGACCACGCCCGACGACCGCGTCGCCATCGTCGTCACCGAACCGCTCACGCAGGACGAGCCGTGGACGGCGATGAAGCCGGGCGAGCTCAAGGTGTTCGTGGACGGCAAGGCGGTCCGGTAG